In one window of Syngnathus scovelli strain Florida chromosome 20, RoL_Ssco_1.2, whole genome shotgun sequence DNA:
- the ints7 gene encoding integrator complex subunit 7 — MSLSTARSFLSEACYGEQELDANSALLELDKGLRSGKPGEQCEAVVLFPKLFIKYPFPILINSAFLKLADIFRLGNNFLRLCVLKVTQQSEKHLEKILNVDEFVKRVFSVIHSNDPVARAITLRMLGSLASIIPERKNAHHSIRQSLDSHDNVEVEAAIFAAASFSAQSKVFAAGICNKVSEMIQDLETPVDLKLKLIPMLQHMHHDASLASSSRELLQNLVTSYPSTPMVIVTLHTFTQLAASSLIDIPKQLQLLLQYLKDDPRKAVKRLTINDLKLLAKKAPHLWIRENTQTLCECALSSPYVSLKLGMLAVLSTLSETIAIKQYFIPTTVSSVSATPRITDLVKLAQECCYHSNLAVAAHGIIVLSNIVISCPEKDIAHLEQDTILGLESLLMLCSQDDSPSVQATLKTTLTSLVKLLKSRPHLSQSAVEFLLGQLHLSCDSSRVLMCHTLSAIATHLPVLGDSMLGDLVDLYRVASHSSTDKQQELLVSLATVIFVASQSSLSAEVKTVIKQQFDNVANGWTVYRIARQASRMGCHELSSELYQSLRTRVASEHFYFWLNSLKEFSQAEQCLTHMKDGDYSGAMSAIAKALRSYQKGIASLTAASTPLNPLTFQCEFIKLRIDNLQALSQLICTCNSLKTSPPPAVATSLALSTGHDLQSCGRISLQMKLCMDEFKSLAACYADLHQSSFDADCATLRNVELQQQTCLLVSHVIEALILDPQAASYQEYGPLGSVQSESEYERRMMSVFTHVLEEVETLNKKHPPVSYLHTGCLCDAIIALLKVPLSFQRYFFQKLQSTSIKLALSPSPRTPNEPIPVQNNQQLTLKVEGVVQHGSSPGLFRKIQSVCLNVTSTLQSKGPGADYKIPLDSTTNEIEQRVEPHNDYFSTQFLLNFSILGTHAVTVEASVVDESGIKWKTGPKTTLSVKSMEDPYSQQLRHQMQQNAAQPAPQRSAYSRF; from the exons ATGTCTCTTTCTACCGCTCGTTCGTTCCTGTCGGAGGCTTGCTATGGCGAGCAAGAACTTGATGCCAATTCCGCACTCTTGGAGCTTGACAAAG GGCTGCGATCGGGAAAGCCTGGAGAGCAGTGTGAAGCTGTGGTGCTCTTCCCAAAACTCTTCATCAAGTATCCCTTTCCCATCCTCATAAACTCTGCATTTCTGAAACTTGCAGACATATTCAGACTGGG GAACAACTTTCTTCGTCTCTGTGTTCTTAAAGTAACACAACAGAGTGAAAAACACCTCGAAAAAATCCTCAATGTGGACGAATTTGTAAAAAGGGTGTTTTCAGTTATCCATAGCAACGACCCTGTGGCCCGGGCCATTACTCTGAG GATGCTTGGCAGTTTGGCCTCCATCATCCCAGAGAGGAAGAATGCCCACCACAGTATTCGCCAGAGTCTCGACTCCCATGACAACGTGGAAGTGGAAGCTGCTATATTTGCTGCAGCCAGCTTTTCTGCACAGTCAAA AGTCTTTGCTGCtgggatttgcaacaaagtCAGTGAGATGATTCAAG ATTTGGAGACTCCCGTTgacctgaaactgaagctgattCCCATGCTGCAGCACATGCACCATGATGCTAGTTTGGCATCCAGCAGTCGAGAACTTTTACAAAACCTGGTCACCTCTTACCCTTCCACGCCCATGGTTATCGTGACCCTTCACACCTTCACCCAGCTCGCTGCCTCCTCCCTGATTGACATCCCCAAACAG TTACAGCTCCTCCTTCAATACCTAAAGGATGACCCACGCAAAGCCGTTAAGAGACTGACGATTAATGATCTAAAGCTTTTGGCGAAAAAGGCTCCACATCTTTGGATCAGGGAAAACACTCAG ACCCTATGTGAGTGTGCACTGAGCAGCCCTTATGTCAGTTTGAAGCTGGGCATGTTAGCTGTGCTCTCCACCCTCTCCGAAACGATTGCAATTAAGCAGTACTTCATTCCGACAACcg TTTCTTCAGTGTCCGCTACCCCTCGGATCACTGACCTAGTGAAATTGGCACAGGAGTGTTGTTACCACAGCAACCTGGCTGTCGCTGCTCATGGGATCATTGTGCTCTCAAATATTGTAATTTCCTGTCCAGAAAAAG ATATTGCCCATCTGGAACAGGATACAATATTAGGTTTGGAGTCCCTGCTTATGCTTTGCAGTCAAGACGACAGTCCCAGTGTCCAGGCTACGCTTAAA ACCACCCTCACCTCATTGGTCAAGCTGCTGAAGAGTCGCCCTCACCTGAGCCAGTCCGCTGTGGAATTCCTGCTCGGTCAACTCCATTTATCTTGTGACTCCTCTCGCGTTCTCATGTGCCACACTCTGTCAGCAATTGCCACCCATCTCCCGGTGCTGGGAGACAGCATGCTTGGAGATCTGGTGGACCTCTACCGCGTGGCCAGTCACTCATCCACCGACAAACAGCAAGAGCTCCTA GTTTCTTTGGCGACTGTGATTTTTGTTGCCAGCCAGTCATCACTATCAGCAGAAGTAAAGACTGTCATCAAGCAGCAGTTTGACAATGTCGCCAATGGCTGGACTGTGTACCGGATCGCACGGCAGGCTTCTCGCATG GGGTGCCACGAGCTCTCCAGCGAGCTGTACCAGAGCCTGCGAACGCGCGTGGCATCAGAGCACTTCTACTTCTGGCTCAACAGCCTCAAGGAATTCTCCCAGGCCGAGCAGTGCTTGACACACATGAAGGACGGAGACTACAGCGGAGCCATGAGCGCCATCGCCAAGGCCCTGCGCTCCTACCAAAAAGGCATCGCCTCCCTCACA GCAGCCAGCACTCCTCTAAATCCACTTACGTTCCAGTGTGAGTTCATTAAGCTGCGCATCGACAACCTACAAGCACTGTCCCAGCTCATTTGCACCTGCAACAGCCTCAAGACAAGCCCTCCCCCGGCCGTCGCCACCTCCCTTGCCCTAAGCACGGGTCACGACCTGCAGAGTTGCGGCCGCATCTCTCTACAG ATGAAATTATGCATGGACGAGTTCAAAAGTCTTGCCGCCTGCTACGCCGACTTACATCAGTCATCGTTTGATGCAGACTGCGCCACCCTCCGAAATGTGGAGCT ACAACAACAGACCTGTCTGCTCGTCTCTCACGTGATCGAGGCTCTGATATTGGACCCACAGGCTGCCAG tTACCAGGAGTATGGCCCCCTTGGCTCCGTTCAGTCAGAGAGTGAATATGAGAGACGGATGATGTCAGTCTTTACCCACGTGCTTGAGGAAGTGGAGACGCTAAACAAGAAGCATCCACCTGTGTCCtacctg CATACAGGTTGTCTTTGTGATGCCATCATCGCACTGCTGAAGGTGCCACTGTCTTTCCAGAGGTACTTCTTTCAAAAGCTTCAATCGACCAGTATCAAG CTTGCCCTCTCACCGTCCCCACGAACACCAAACGAGCCTATCCCGGTGCAGAACAACCAGCAGCTGACTCTCAAGGTCGAGGGGGTGGTTCAACATGGTTCCAGCCCAGGACTTTTCAGGAagatccagtcggtgtgtctcaATGTCACATCAACTCTTCAGAGCAAGGGACCAGGAGCAGACTACAAG
- the dtl gene encoding denticleless protein homolog isoform X1 translates to MVFRSIIENRLGRQRQNALPTQTRTMYPLSSLLEGYQCVRNDEHVSYGSLGDSVPPFGLSFSSAREIQDVLAVANEEGIVRIYNTEGRGDRLLKEWLAHENAVFDIAWVPGESQLVTAAGDQMARLWDVKSGELLGGFRGHLCSLKSVAFTSEDKAVFCTGARDGNILVWDTRCSKKDGYYKPVKQIQGAHNKAETNPPSKTKKRRLSVRGMAPSVDTQQSVTVVLFQDQHTLISSGAVDGFVKMWDLRKNYTAHHHEPVALQTYPYAGSSMRMRLGYSGLVLDSTRSNVMCNCTDDNIYMFNVSGIKTTPEAVFSGHQNSSFYIKSTISPNNQFLASGSSDNHTYIWKISDPTQPPMTLQGHSEEVTSVAWCPTDFTKIASCSDDHTVRIWRLRREMGGEQSSVGEANLVGWARPKSPRKLSNPTETTPAKEQRVESIGGLASPCLAYCAPSGAALPLSSSTTSPVHCQQAKAANYQRTSIKSWLSPSQGSPSQKSPLLCKVLSPCPQSPTNCTSPLAPQAKRRLETVNGSTNECEGTKLSECVSELYPVAKRCKGQSGIARPAQGDLPHTDNHIEEARESSIQSGKENYCPGVSDWLSAMGQKMRGNSRSPRGPRSPSAAKKQAGKTSASPTLNSPQNMKKISSYFMRGTD, encoded by the exons ATGGTTTTTCGTTCAATTATTGAAAATCGTCTAGGCAGACAACGGCAGAATG CATTACCTACTCAAACCCGGACCATGTATCCCCTGAGCTCCCTTCTGGAAGGCTACCAGTGTGTTCGCAATGATGAACATGTCTCCTATGGCAGCCTTGGTGATTCAGTGCCCCCATTTGGACTATCCTTCTCCTCTG CGAGGGAGATTCAGGATGTTCTGGCTGTGGCAAATGAAGAAGGCATTGTTAGGATTTACAACACTGAGGGGCGAGGAGACCGACTTCTGAAAG AATGGCTGGCTCACGAGAATGCTGTCTTTGACATAGCATGGGTGCCTGGGGAGTCTCAATTG GTGACTGCTGCAGGCGACCAGATGGCCAGGTTGTGGGATGTGAAGTCAGGCGAGCTGTTAGGTGGTTTCAGGGGCCACCTCTGCAGCCTCAAATCTGTTGCATTCACTTCAGAGGACAAAG CTGTATTCTGTACTGGCGCAAGAGACGGGAATATTTTGGTGTGGGATACCAGATGCAGCAAAAAAG ATGGTTACTACAAACCAGTGAAACAAATCCAGGGTGCTCATAACAAAGCAGAGACAAACCCTCCAtcgaaaacaaagaaaagacgACTCAGTGTTCGCGGCATGGCTCCCAGTGTG GACACCCAGCAGAGTGTCACTGTGGTGTTATTTCAAGATCAGCACACTCTCATCTCCTCGGGGGCAGTTGATGG GTTTGTGAAGATGTGGGACCTGAGGAAAAACTACACCGCGCACCATCACGAACCTGTAGCCCTGCAGACGTACCCGTATGCCGGCTCTTCTATGCGTATGCGTCTCG GTTATTCTGGTCTTGTCCTGGACTCCACGAGGTCTAATGTCATGTGCAACTGCACTGATGACAACATTTACATGTTCAATGTCAGTGGAATCAAAACTACACCAG agGCTGTGTTCAGTGGCCACCAAAACTCATCTTTTTACATCAAATCCACAATTAGTCCAAATAACCAGTTTTTGGCCAGTGGCTCAAGTGATAACCACACATACATATGGAAG ATCTCTGATCCTACGCAGCCTCCCATGACTCTTCAAGGCCATAGTGAGGAAGTGACATCTGTTGCATGGTGCCCAACAGACTTCACTAAG ATCGCTTCCTGCTCCGATGACCACACTGTGCGCATCTGGCGCTTACGTCGTGAAATGGGCGGAGAACAGTCATCAGTGGGAGAGGCCAATCTTGTTGGCTGGGCACGTCCAAAAAGTCCACGCA AACTTTCGAATCCCACTGAGACAACACCTGCTAAGGAGCAGAGGGTTGAGAGCATTGGAGGCCTGGCCTCTCCGTGCCTCGCCTACTGTGCTCCCAGTGGTGCCGCCTTACCGCTCTCCTCCAGCACCACCTCACCTGTCCATTGTCAGCAAGCCAAAGCTGCTAATTATCAGAGAACTTCCATCAAGTCCTGGCTCTCCCCCAGTCAAGGATCTCCAAGCCAAAAGAGCCCTCTGCTGTGTAAAGTTCTGAGTCCGTGTCCTCAGAGCCCAACGAATTGCACTTCTCCTTTGGCACCGCAAGCCAAACGCAGGCTGGAGACTGTCAACGGCTCAACTAATGAATGTGAGGGCACAAAACTGAGCGAGTGTGTCTCCGAACTCTACCCTGTTGCCAAAAGGTGCAAGGGCCAGTCTGGTATCGCCCGCCCAGCTCAAGGGGATCTGCCACACACAGACAATCATATTGAGGAAGCCCGAGAATCATCAATACAGTCTGGAAAGGAAAACTACTGCCCTGGGGTGAGCGACTGGCTGTCAGCAATGGGCCAAAAGATGAGAGGAAACTCTCGTAGCCCTCGTGGCCCTCGAAGCCCCAGTGCTGCAAAGAAACAAGCGGGCAAGACGTCAGCATCACCA ACTTTGAATTCACCGCAGAACATGAAAAAAATCTCCTCCTATTTCATGAGAGGCACAGACTGA
- the dtl gene encoding denticleless protein homolog isoform X2, producing the protein MARLWDVKSGELLGGFRGHLCSLKSVAFTSEDKAVFCTGARDGNILVWDTRCSKKDGYYKPVKQIQGAHNKAETNPPSKTKKRRLSVRGMAPSVDTQQSVTVVLFQDQHTLISSGAVDGFVKMWDLRKNYTAHHHEPVALQTYPYAGSSMRMRLGYSGLVLDSTRSNVMCNCTDDNIYMFNVSGIKTTPEAVFSGHQNSSFYIKSTISPNNQFLASGSSDNHTYIWKISDPTQPPMTLQGHSEEVTSVAWCPTDFTKIASCSDDHTVRIWRLRREMGGEQSSVGEANLVGWARPKSPRKLSNPTETTPAKEQRVESIGGLASPCLAYCAPSGAALPLSSSTTSPVHCQQAKAANYQRTSIKSWLSPSQGSPSQKSPLLCKVLSPCPQSPTNCTSPLAPQAKRRLETVNGSTNECEGTKLSECVSELYPVAKRCKGQSGIARPAQGDLPHTDNHIEEARESSIQSGKENYCPGVSDWLSAMGQKMRGNSRSPRGPRSPSAAKKQAGKTSASPTLNSPQNMKKISSYFMRGTD; encoded by the exons ATGGCCAGGTTGTGGGATGTGAAGTCAGGCGAGCTGTTAGGTGGTTTCAGGGGCCACCTCTGCAGCCTCAAATCTGTTGCATTCACTTCAGAGGACAAAG CTGTATTCTGTACTGGCGCAAGAGACGGGAATATTTTGGTGTGGGATACCAGATGCAGCAAAAAAG ATGGTTACTACAAACCAGTGAAACAAATCCAGGGTGCTCATAACAAAGCAGAGACAAACCCTCCAtcgaaaacaaagaaaagacgACTCAGTGTTCGCGGCATGGCTCCCAGTGTG GACACCCAGCAGAGTGTCACTGTGGTGTTATTTCAAGATCAGCACACTCTCATCTCCTCGGGGGCAGTTGATGG GTTTGTGAAGATGTGGGACCTGAGGAAAAACTACACCGCGCACCATCACGAACCTGTAGCCCTGCAGACGTACCCGTATGCCGGCTCTTCTATGCGTATGCGTCTCG GTTATTCTGGTCTTGTCCTGGACTCCACGAGGTCTAATGTCATGTGCAACTGCACTGATGACAACATTTACATGTTCAATGTCAGTGGAATCAAAACTACACCAG agGCTGTGTTCAGTGGCCACCAAAACTCATCTTTTTACATCAAATCCACAATTAGTCCAAATAACCAGTTTTTGGCCAGTGGCTCAAGTGATAACCACACATACATATGGAAG ATCTCTGATCCTACGCAGCCTCCCATGACTCTTCAAGGCCATAGTGAGGAAGTGACATCTGTTGCATGGTGCCCAACAGACTTCACTAAG ATCGCTTCCTGCTCCGATGACCACACTGTGCGCATCTGGCGCTTACGTCGTGAAATGGGCGGAGAACAGTCATCAGTGGGAGAGGCCAATCTTGTTGGCTGGGCACGTCCAAAAAGTCCACGCA AACTTTCGAATCCCACTGAGACAACACCTGCTAAGGAGCAGAGGGTTGAGAGCATTGGAGGCCTGGCCTCTCCGTGCCTCGCCTACTGTGCTCCCAGTGGTGCCGCCTTACCGCTCTCCTCCAGCACCACCTCACCTGTCCATTGTCAGCAAGCCAAAGCTGCTAATTATCAGAGAACTTCCATCAAGTCCTGGCTCTCCCCCAGTCAAGGATCTCCAAGCCAAAAGAGCCCTCTGCTGTGTAAAGTTCTGAGTCCGTGTCCTCAGAGCCCAACGAATTGCACTTCTCCTTTGGCACCGCAAGCCAAACGCAGGCTGGAGACTGTCAACGGCTCAACTAATGAATGTGAGGGCACAAAACTGAGCGAGTGTGTCTCCGAACTCTACCCTGTTGCCAAAAGGTGCAAGGGCCAGTCTGGTATCGCCCGCCCAGCTCAAGGGGATCTGCCACACACAGACAATCATATTGAGGAAGCCCGAGAATCATCAATACAGTCTGGAAAGGAAAACTACTGCCCTGGGGTGAGCGACTGGCTGTCAGCAATGGGCCAAAAGATGAGAGGAAACTCTCGTAGCCCTCGTGGCCCTCGAAGCCCCAGTGCTGCAAAGAAACAAGCGGGCAAGACGTCAGCATCACCA ACTTTGAATTCACCGCAGAACATGAAAAAAATCTCCTCCTATTTCATGAGAGGCACAGACTGA